ATTCAAACAATACTTTAATTTTTATGCTTACTTTATGCAAATACATTTAGTAATGATCCAACTGATTGTACATCCAATGACTTTCGTAGATTTTTAGAGAAGAATAATATACTTGAAGCAGGGGGATGTCCATCTAATACGAATCGTGAATAATCTATGGAAAACACAGAATTGAGAGTTAAATCGGTGTTATCCGTGTTCATTCGTGGTAATTTCTACAATCTATTATATATTTCCCGAAACTTATCATTGCTGACAAGATTTTCACTGGATAGATCAGGACGAATTCCGTTCACATAATTCTAGTCAACGTTAAGTGGTATTATTTGCCCTTTACTATCCTTCGTATCAAATATACTATCAATGATACTGTCATGTTTACTATCAAAGATACTGAAAAACGATTTTTGAGTATCTTTGATAGTATTCTAGAGATTAATGCTGTCAGTATACTTCACTTATAGGCACTCAATACAGATTCGAAATTTTTTCATTGGGAGGAACATTTTTGAGTATTTTTTTTTCTCTTTCTATTGAATACTTGTCTAAGTTTAAGTCAACGGAGGATTCAATGAAAAAAATGATTAGTTCAATCGTATTAGGAATTTCCCTTTTGGTTTTGGGAATGGAAGTTTCCGCTCAAGCGGCAAATTTTACAACAACAGGCTCAGGTATCAGAGTAAAGAAAATAGCTTTTGTTAGTGTGAACGTGTATGCAATTACTCACCAGATGAAAGATGTTCCAGAAAATCGAGCAGCCGCAGAATTTATCAACGCGGAAACAGATAAAAAGTTTATTTTGAAGATGAAACGGGATGTGGATTCGGCAAAAATTGTTTCTGCGATTAATGATGCTTATGCGCTTAATGGTTATTCTAACAAAGCAAACCAAGATAGCTTTAGTAGTGTTTTGACTGGAGACCTGAAAGAAAATGAC
This region of Leptospiraceae bacterium genomic DNA includes:
- a CDS encoding chalcone isomerase family protein — its product is MSIFFSLSIEYLSKFKSTEDSMKKMISSIVLGISLLVLGMEVSAQAANFTTTGSGIRVKKIAFVSVNVYAITHQMKDVPENRAAAEFINAETDKKFILKMKRDVDSAKIVSAINDAYALNGYSNKANQDSFSSVLTGDLKENDTITISYNATSKSVTCNYAGKTSTVAGSDFMKATWSIWFGKIDQPALTTALVGK